A window of Metabacillus sp. B2-18 contains these coding sequences:
- the cntC gene encoding staphylopine uptake ABC transporter permease subunit CntC, translating into MRILKNIRKDKVAFLSLIVILMTIIVGIFAPVFAPHDPNEVKMSLRYASPSWEYLFGNDHLGRCVLSRIIYGIRPSVIGVLVVLFISVLIGAILGFVAGYFRGKVDGIIMRLCDIMLSFPGYVMALAVIGILGVGLENILIAFALIKWAWFARIIRTSVMQYSELNYIKFAKASGLSEINIIYRHIIPVTFSDIAVISSGSMGSMILQISGFSFLGLGIQAPHAEWGMMLNEAREVMFTRPELMIAPGLAIIIVVSVFNFFSDALQVVLDPKLVNSKNTNKHKLRLSKMNVQEKKVAN; encoded by the coding sequence ATGAGAATATTGAAAAACATTCGTAAGGATAAGGTAGCTTTCCTATCCTTAATTGTTATTTTGATGACCATTATTGTTGGTATTTTTGCCCCGGTATTTGCTCCGCATGATCCTAATGAAGTCAAGATGAGCTTGCGCTATGCATCTCCTTCGTGGGAATATTTGTTTGGAAATGACCACCTAGGCAGGTGTGTCCTGTCCAGAATAATCTATGGTATTCGGCCAAGTGTAATAGGGGTTTTGGTTGTTCTCTTTATATCCGTATTAATCGGAGCAATCTTAGGTTTTGTTGCTGGATATTTTAGAGGGAAAGTTGATGGTATCATTATGAGATTATGTGATATCATGCTTTCTTTTCCAGGTTATGTTATGGCGCTGGCTGTTATTGGTATTTTAGGAGTAGGTCTTGAAAACATCCTTATTGCATTTGCATTAATCAAATGGGCTTGGTTTGCTCGTATTATTAGAACCTCTGTTATGCAATATTCAGAATTAAATTATATCAAATTTGCCAAAGCATCAGGTTTAAGTGAAATCAACATTATCTACAGACATATTATTCCGGTTACTTTTTCTGATATCGCTGTGATTTCTAGTGGATCTATGGGATCGATGATTTTGCAAATTTCCGGCTTTTCATTCTTGGGGTTAGGAATTCAAGCCCCTCATGCTGAATGGGGTATGATGTTAAATGAGGCCAGAGAAGTAATGTTTACTAGACCAGAATTAATGATAGCCCCAGGTTTAGCTATTATAATTGTCGTATCTGTGTTTAATTTCTTTTCTGATGCACTTCAAGTTGTTTTAGATCCGAAATTAGTAAACTCTAAAAACACTAATAAACATAAATTGCGGTTATCTAAGATGAATGTTCAAGAAAAAAAGGTGGCTAATTAG
- the cntD gene encoding staphylopine uptake ABC transporter ATP-binding protein CntD — protein MDILEVNNLKVWDAHSGKKIIQDSSFHLKRGNCLAIVGESGSGKSITCRAIMRLNRPTIHQSGDILLNGENISQLSEKEMRKKRGRNLCMILQNGMSAFDPSCVIGVHLRETLTEHFGWSRKVIEENITAAMKSVMLKNPTDIMNKYPHQLSGGMLQRIMIALAICLEPDIIIADEPTTALDTISQFEVVEQLMKLRERMGCSMIFISHDLGVVRKIADDMLVMRNGEIVERGKTEALFVQPEHEYTKYLISTRVSLSNHFKKIMGEAL, from the coding sequence ATGGATATTTTAGAGGTAAACAACTTGAAAGTATGGGACGCTCATTCTGGTAAAAAGATTATCCAAGATAGCTCATTCCACTTGAAGCGCGGAAACTGCCTGGCAATTGTAGGAGAAAGTGGGAGCGGAAAGTCTATTACTTGTCGAGCTATCATGAGATTAAATAGGCCCACTATCCACCAATCAGGAGACATCCTGTTAAATGGCGAAAACATCAGTCAGCTTTCTGAAAAAGAGATGAGAAAGAAAAGGGGAAGAAACCTCTGCATGATTTTACAAAATGGAATGAGTGCATTTGATCCCTCCTGTGTGATTGGTGTTCATCTAAGAGAAACCTTAACAGAACATTTCGGTTGGAGTAGAAAAGTAATAGAAGAAAACATAACAGCTGCTATGAAGAGTGTGATGTTGAAAAATCCAACAGATATTATGAACAAATATCCACATCAATTATCAGGTGGAATGCTGCAACGCATCATGATCGCATTAGCTATTTGCTTGGAGCCTGATATTATTATTGCTGATGAACCAACAACAGCACTTGATACAATTTCACAATTTGAAGTAGTTGAGCAATTGATGAAATTGCGGGAAAGAATGGGTTGTTCAATGATATTTATTTCCCATGATTTGGGTGTTGTAAGGAAAATCGCGGATGACATGCTAGTCATGAGGAATGGAGAAATTGTAGAAAGAGGTAAAACCGAGGCTTTATTTGTTCAACCCGAACATGAATATACGAAATATTTGATATCTACAAGAGTGTCTCTAAGCAATCACTTTAAGAAGATAATGGGGGAGGCGTTATAG
- the cntE gene encoding staphylopine family metallophore export MFS transporter CntE produces MNGALSWPFLRLYILVLLYFSANSLLNVLIPLKGESLGATNTTIGLIMGAYMFTTMFFRPWAGHIIQKHGSIKILRIILIINGLALILYTITGLGGYLVARMLQGVSTAFFSMALQVGIIDALPEEDRSQGISLYSLFSYIPGIIGPLLALGIWHGGMGYFPIVMVSIAVFTGVVGYSTKIDKAKTETKKEDPVHGVNMFSSFGQLVKNPYLLKCSVLMLVGSIVFGAITTFIPLYAAQLKSSSAGVFLMLMAGTVVISRFTLRKKIPSDGKWHSSFIMGNMLLLVIASLCVGLALNGGTILFYVGACLMGIAQALLYPTLTTYLSFVLPHNNRNVLLGLFIAMADLGVSLGSFIMGPIADIYSYSFMYMICAGLGVMMIFFAYDRRKIFVG; encoded by the coding sequence GTGAATGGAGCATTATCTTGGCCTTTTTTAAGATTGTATATATTGGTGCTTCTTTATTTTAGTGCAAATTCTCTATTAAATGTCCTTATTCCTTTAAAAGGAGAATCATTAGGAGCTACTAATACAACAATCGGGCTGATTATGGGAGCTTATATGTTTACGACCATGTTTTTTAGACCATGGGCAGGTCATATTATTCAAAAGCATGGATCGATAAAAATATTACGAATTATACTGATTATCAATGGTTTAGCTTTAATCTTATATACGATAACTGGACTAGGTGGATATTTGGTCGCACGTATGTTGCAAGGTGTTTCAACAGCTTTTTTTTCAATGGCATTACAGGTAGGGATTATTGATGCATTGCCGGAAGAAGATCGCTCTCAGGGAATTTCCCTTTATTCTTTATTTTCCTATATACCGGGGATTATTGGCCCTCTACTTGCATTGGGGATTTGGCACGGGGGAATGGGATACTTTCCAATAGTGATGGTATCAATTGCGGTCTTTACTGGGGTTGTGGGCTATAGTACAAAAATAGATAAAGCCAAGACAGAAACGAAAAAAGAAGATCCTGTTCATGGCGTTAACATGTTCAGTTCATTTGGTCAGTTAGTGAAAAATCCTTATTTATTAAAATGTAGTGTTCTGATGTTAGTAGGTTCTATTGTATTTGGAGCAATAACTACCTTTATACCTTTATATGCTGCACAACTAAAAAGCAGTAGCGCTGGTGTTTTTTTAATGCTTATGGCTGGAACTGTTGTCATTTCCCGTTTTACTTTAAGAAAAAAAATCCCCTCTGATGGGAAATGGCATTCATCTTTTATCATGGGAAATATGCTTCTATTAGTAATAGCGTCACTGTGTGTGGGATTAGCTTTAAATGGAGGAACTATTCTTTTTTATGTAGGTGCTTGTTTAATGGGGATTGCTCAGGCTCTTTTGTATCCTACGTTAACCACGTATTTAAGCTTTGTATTACCTCATAATAATCGAAATGTGTTATTGGGGTTATTTATTGCGATGGCAGACCTAGGTGTATCATTAGGCAGTTTCATAATGGGACCGATAGCTGATATATACTCTTATTCATTTATGTACATGATTTGTGCCGGCTTAGGTGTGATGATGATTTTTTTTGCGTATGATCGTAGAAAAATATTTGTGGGTTAG
- a CDS encoding GTP-binding protein, whose protein sequence is MKKIPVTVLSGYLGAGKTTVLNHILQNREGLKVAVIVNDMSEVNIDAETIKQGGGLKRTEEKLVEMSNGCICCTLREDLLVEVEKLALEGNIDYIVIESTGISEPVPVAQTFSYIDEELGIDLTRFCKLDTMVTVVDANRFWKDFRSGESLLDRKEALSAADDREIADLLLDQIEFCDVLIINKCDLVNEEELTHLEKVLRKLQPEARMIRTNKGKIQLTDILHTNLFDFEKASESAGWIKELTIGHKEHQPETEEYGITSFVYKRRLPFHSERFYQLMHSLSDNIVRVKGIAWCATRNKFALSVSQAGPSIVIEPVAYWVAAMAAGEQELILNENPHIKAEWDPEFGDRMTQLVIIGTNMNKKEVLKQLDACLLTRDEFDTEWTLFKDPFHWDIPERA, encoded by the coding sequence ATGAAAAAAATTCCTGTAACAGTCTTAAGTGGTTATTTAGGAGCCGGAAAGACAACTGTACTAAATCACATTCTTCAAAATCGTGAAGGCTTGAAAGTAGCTGTTATCGTAAATGATATGAGTGAAGTAAATATTGATGCGGAAACCATCAAGCAAGGCGGAGGATTAAAAAGAACAGAAGAGAAATTGGTGGAAATGTCAAATGGTTGTATCTGCTGTACCCTCAGAGAAGACTTGCTTGTAGAGGTTGAAAAACTGGCGTTAGAGGGGAACATCGATTACATCGTGATCGAGTCAACAGGGATAAGCGAGCCTGTTCCTGTTGCTCAAACCTTTTCATACATAGATGAGGAACTGGGTATTGATCTGACCCGTTTTTGTAAGCTTGATACGATGGTCACTGTTGTTGATGCGAACCGCTTTTGGAAGGATTTTAGATCAGGAGAAAGTCTGCTTGATAGAAAAGAAGCACTGAGTGCAGCAGACGATCGTGAAATTGCAGATTTACTGCTGGATCAAATTGAATTTTGTGATGTTCTGATTATCAATAAATGTGATCTTGTAAATGAAGAAGAATTAACACATCTAGAAAAGGTACTACGCAAACTTCAACCTGAAGCAAGAATGATTAGAACAAATAAAGGCAAAATTCAATTAACAGATATCCTTCATACAAATCTTTTTGATTTTGAAAAAGCAAGTGAATCCGCAGGGTGGATAAAAGAGCTTACAATTGGACACAAAGAGCATCAACCGGAAACCGAAGAGTATGGAATTACATCCTTTGTTTATAAAAGAAGACTTCCTTTTCATAGTGAACGATTTTATCAGCTCATGCATTCACTTTCTGACAATATTGTTAGGGTAAAGGGAATTGCCTGGTGTGCTACAAGAAATAAATTCGCTCTTTCCGTCTCACAAGCTGGCCCTTCTATCGTAATAGAACCAGTGGCTTATTGGGTGGCCGCTATGGCAGCTGGTGAGCAAGAGCTTATTTTAAATGAAAATCCTCACATTAAAGCTGAATGGGATCCAGAATTCGGTGATCGTATGACTCAATTGGTTATTATAGGAACAAATATGAATAAAAAAGAGGTATTAAAACAATTAGATGCATGTCTACTAACTAGAGATGAATTTGATACTGAGTGGACGTTGTTTAAGGATCCGTTTCATTGGGATATTCCGGAAAGGGCTTAG